DNA sequence from the Glycine soja cultivar W05 chromosome 18, ASM419377v2, whole genome shotgun sequence genome:
ttgttttctactgttttgattatgtaatcaAAGTTGTGTTTGTCTTTTATTGTTTCAGGAACGTGTAGTTGATCATGAGGGATTTCTGGAATGTTCCAGTCATCCATGTTTTGATTGATATCTTCGAAGAGATTGTCTTTTTGGGGCGACCTCTTGGGTCTGGTTATCTTGATCATTTAATAAATTGgagtttcttgaagaagatgatgaggaGGAGTTTGAGCGAAAAGAGATACGGGAAAAAGATCGTAATAGTCTAGACATGattataatattctttaataTCTTTGCCCTCATTTGGTTCCATAGAAATATCTCTGTAAGTAAATATGTCACAAAATTTTTCTGgatctgaattatttttaaaaaaaactcttttttttttttttgaaaaacagttTGAACGGCAATCCTATAGCCACCAGTGTATTATGTCTTGATATTTTGGTTAAACAGTACACCTTAGCCTTACCGCCCTTTATCCAACACCGGTCTTACTGCTACAGTACTATTGAACTAAAATATTAGACTGTTGTACTTCCAGGAAGTACTGTTCAAACACTTACTGTACAAATCAAAGTAAAATATTACGTGTACTATACAAAACTTTAGTTCCAGATCCATAAATTTTGTTAACATATGTCCTTACGGACAGTATTCCTACTTCCCTATTGAAAAACCTTTATTCAAACTTTTCTTCGttagtgagataattatcccaTCACCCTTTCAGATAGTCTCAGAATCAGgtttttagagagagaagctCTGCCTAGGGAAAAACTctttgtaagcttttctttcggtttcaataaatttcaagttCAGTTTTCATATCTCCCTTCTCCCCTTACTATCCCACTGGTTATACAGAATTATTTGGTATTCATCATCAGCATTTCTAGTGAATTTCAGCATGAAGAAGTCTCCGTTGTTAGACATGCACAATGGTAAAATCATGGATTTTTCTTCATAAGGACGAATATTAAgatgtaaataactaaaatttattaattgaatCCAAGACTTGTCATCTCCAAACTTCCTCATCTGCCACAAGCCAAGATGGGTGTTGCTATCTTGCCAAACGCACAGCGAGTCTCTAAAAACTCCAATATTTGTATCAACAAAGCAAAAATCGTCGGGAAGAAATAGTGATCTGCAAGTCTCCTTCTCCAGGTCAATAGAAATAATTACGATTTCTGAATGAATGGTTTCTTTTCCCTTAATAACAATCCAATTAAGGGTTCCACTCAGATACACTCCACCAACTTTAGGTAAAGTGCAAAGAATAGGAAAACCTTTAAGGTTTCTCCAACTACTGTCACCAGCGCCATAAACTTTCATCTCAGTCTTTTCAGATACGTCAAGTGAGAGCATAGTCAATGCAATTGCTACAACCTTGTATTTGTCACTTGACGGATCATAGCCAAACCCAAACATTGTTCTACGACCAATGCTCGGGGAAAAAGACAGCGTTGGCGATTCTCTGGATATCACCCTTGTCGCCTTGTTCCAGAAACAAGCACGGTATCCTTCTGGTATTTCGCTAACCCCACAGTGCAACCCATTACATGAACCGACCAGATGGTAACCTGGCATGTTTgcgaaattgaacaagaacGTTTCAATTTGTAGGGAATGGAATAACGAACTTACATCACACAATTCCATGTGGATTTCAGGGATGGATCCGAGGCAGACATTTTTCATCAGTTGAAAGTGTTCCAAATCGTCCTTCGTAGCAGATTTGCTAAGGTGCAATTTGATGAAATAGGGATCTGACATTAGGGAGTTCCATCCCTTGCACACACACTTGAATTGGATCAAAGGTTTCACAGGAAGACGAGACAAGATTTCCTCGATGAGTTCGTCACAGAGGAGTGGCGACCATGGTTTCTTCTCTGATCGCATGTTTCTGTGGTTTTCAGTGAAGAGTCCACATATATATGTCCCAATGTTGCTAGGGTTTAACCCTtcaataaatgaatatattttatttcagagataaatttatttactcTTTTAATAAAAGCTATaataaaattggaaataaatCACGCGAAAGATGCCGGAGATAAAAACAACAGAGATTTCTGGACAAATTTAGTGGAATAAATCCTGAGTTAAATacacataacatttttttgtccATTTGGATTAAGAAAAATACGATAAATTAGATATGTTTCTTACAATTTTTGTCATCAGACTcttcaacatattttaaaattttacgagatatatttaagaaaaagaaaaaagaaaagttagatATGTTTCTCACTATTTATGGGCCTGTGCTCTGCACAGTATTTAGTTtgggaaaataattatatttattttatatgatatccattttaataacaaaagaataatgtttttttataattactaaaaactattatttgagtatataataatttaagaatataatatattttataattactacGTAAAAATAGTTTTGTAAATTGAATTAATAGAGTAGATGGAAAAAATTGCGTAACAGTgaggaaattttgcaatttttttactaaattacataaaagttttacaataagaaatttttcagtataaaaaaattacaaagtttttaaactattatgacaatgaagtaaaaaaactataaaaaaataataaataaaatgctctccaaatttaattggaatgaaaaaaatagaaacaagaatttaaatttgctgataaaaaaatcttcaataaATCTTTAGTTAGGCGAGAAGAGACAGAATATAGGGAaacattttcatattaaaattattatgataataaacTAGAGAAAGGTTcgacaattaaaatgaaatatatatataggggcATGCAAATTTTGTTGACACATGAATCTGTCAATTGGATCAACTAAATGTTTCATCACGCTTCGAAAATAATGTCAAGAAAATTGTCTTGAGAAGGGAAATTTTACACTGATTTAGCTAATTTTGGAAGCCATTTCAGCAGACAGCAACTGAAATTTGGCTGACAACAACTAAAATTTGCCTGACCGGTGAAAATTGTACCTGCTTCTATAACTGGATCGGATCAAGATTTAAAATACTGGAAATTACTATTTACATCATTTTAGCAAATGAGATTCATTAGAAAACTTCctatatataggcttgagtcttctTGAAtccatttcattcagcatgctTTTATGAAAGTCGCTAGTGTATAATTGTATTCAACTGGTGTCACATAAATTCCaatcttttcaatatatttagtaGCATTgctctaataaaaaaagataatatactaattaatatataatatgagtaaagtaaaatttaatagaaaatatttgatatattagaaaattaaataacccTAACAATACATCTATGTGTATAACCACCTGCAAAGTGTGTGGAGAATTTCAGCTTAATTGGTATTGAGGCATTGTGTCAAGTATCAGTTTTTGATACAACCTCTAATAAACTTGAGGTTGCACTCGACAAGCAAGATCACATTGCATCTAAGGGATTCAGCTATAACAGAAATCTCTTAAGAGATTAGACTATGTGTATTATAGCCAGGTAGCGTTTCCAAGGAACAGTTGCAACATGATAAATGGACAACTGAattgaacatatatataaagtcaATTATGTCTGAAACATATTAGCCATAGTGCTGATATAATTGTCACAGTTACA
Encoded proteins:
- the LOC114397198 gene encoding F-box/kelch-repeat protein At3g23880-like, producing the protein MRSEKKPWSPLLCDELIEEILSRLPVKPLIQFKCVCKGWNSLMSDPYFIKLHLSKSATKDDLEHFQLMKNVCLGSIPEIHMELCDVSSLFHSLQIETFLFNFANMPGYHLVGSCNGLHCGVSEIPEGYRACFWNKATRVISRESPTLSFSPSIGRRTMFGFGYDPSSDKYKVVAIALTMLSLDVSEKTEMKVYGAGDSSWRNLKGFPILCTLPKVGGVYLSGTLNWIVIKGKETIHSEIVIISIDLEKETCRSLFLPDDFCFVDTNIGVFRDSLCVWQDSNTHLGLWQMRKFGDDKSWIQLINFSYLHLNIRPYEEKSMILPLCMSNNGDFFMLKFTRNADDEYQIILYNQWDSKGRREI